One region of Salvia miltiorrhiza cultivar Shanhuang (shh) chromosome 3, IMPLAD_Smil_shh, whole genome shotgun sequence genomic DNA includes:
- the LOC131014048 gene encoding protein NRT1/ PTR FAMILY 7.1 — MENEPQGSDQVETILEVQPENNEDVSSAAKRRIKKKRGMGRSWTSAFLLLANQALATLSFFGVGVNLVLFLTRVMEQSNATAANNVSIWTGTVYLCSLVGAFLSDSYWGRYITCALFQVVLVAGLVLLSITSWLFLLSPKGCGDGKLGCDPNATHGTALFYLAIYLVAFGYGGHQPTLATFGADQFDAKHTDDKSAFFCYFYFALNVGSLFSNTILVYYEDHGEWTLGFAAATASAVVGLVVFLLGSRGYKYVKPYGNPIPRVAQVFVAAGRKWKVSLNQGDALFEVEGTQSAIKGSRKIMHTDEFKCLDKAAIMTEQDCRNPWRVCSVTQVEEAKCIIRMLPIWLCTIVYSVVFTQMASLFVEQGDVMYSTIGKFHLPAASMSVFDICSVLFCTGIYRQILVPIAGKLSGNPKGLTELQRMGVGLIIGMLAMVAAGLTEMERLKRVVPGQAVSSMSIFWQIPQYVLVGASEVFMYVGQLEFFNGQAPDGIKSFGSSLCMASISLGNFVSSLLVQMVMGITARNQQPGWIPEDLNEGHMDRFYFLIGLLTALDFVIYVWCARWYKCIKIGENDALEEPAAAV; from the exons ATGGAGAATGAACCGCAG GGCTCTGATCAAGTCGAAACTATCCTAGAAGTACAACCTGAAAATAATGAAGACGTCAGCTCAGCTGCCAAACGcagaataaaaaagaaaaggggaATGGGCAGAAGCTGGACTTCAGCATTTCTCTTGTTAG CGAATCAAGCACTGGCAACGCTATCCTTCTTCGGTGTAGGGGTGAACTTAGTTCTGTTTTTAACTCGTGTTATGGAGCAAAGCAATGCTACTGCAGCCAACAACGTCAGCATATGGACTGGCACCGTCTACTTGTGCTCCCTTGTCGGAGCATTCCTCAGCGACTCTTACTGGGGCCGTTATATCACTTGCGCCCTCTTTCAAGTCGTTCTTGTTGCAGGCCTAGTTCTACTATCCATCACTTCATGGCTTTTCTTGCTCAGCCCTAAAGGCTGTGGAGATGGCAAGTTAGGCTGTGACCCTAATGCAACTCATGGCACTGCCTTATTCTATCTCGCCATATACTTGGTTGCTTTCGGCTACGGCGGCCACCAGCCCACCTTAGCCACCTTCGGAGCCGATCAGTTCGACGCCAAGCACACCGACGACAAGTCTGCTTTCTTCTGCTACTTCTACTTCGCTCTCAACGTTGGTTCCTTGTTTTCCAACACCATCTTGGTCTACTACGAGGATCACGGAGAATGGACTCTGGGCTTCGCGGCGGCAACCGCCTCAGCCGTGGTGGGGCTCGTCGTGTTTCTGCTGGGCTCCCGCGGCTACAAGTACGTTAAGCCGTATGGGAATCCTATACCGCGCGTGGCGCAGGTGTTCGTCGCTGCGGGCAGGAAATGGAAGGTGTCCCTCAACCAAGGAGACGCGTTGTTTGAGGTGGAAGGAACCCAATCTGCGATTAAAGGAAGCCGGAAGATCATGCATACCGATGAATTTAAGTGTCTCGACAAGGCCGCCATCATGACCGAGCAAGACTGTCGAAACCCATGGCGGGTTTGCTCGGTGACGCAAGTGGAGGAAGCCAAATGCATAATCCGAATGCTGCCCATCTGGCTATGCACGATCGTGTACTCGGTGGTGTTCACGCAAATGGCGTCGCTCTTCGTGGAGCAGGGAGATGTGATGTACTCGACCATCGGCAAATTCCACCTCCCGGCGGCTAGCATGTCTGTTTTCGACATCTGCAGCGTTCTGTTCTGCACCGGAATATACCGTCAGATCCTGGTCCCTATAGCCGGCAAGCTGAGCGGCAACCCGAAGGGGTTGACGGAGCTCCAGCGGATGGGAGTGGGGCTGATCATCGGCATGCTGGCCATGGTGGCCGCAGGGCTGACCGAGATGGAGAGGCTGAAGAGAGTTGTGCCCGGGCAGGCGGTGAGCTCGATGAGCATATTCTGGCAGATCCCGCAGTACGTGCTGGTGGGGGCGTCGGAGGTTTTCATGTACGTGGGGCAGCTGGAGTTCTTCAACGGGCAGGCGCCCGATGGGATAAAGAGCTTCGGCAGCTCGCTGTGCATGGCCTCCATATCGCTGGGCAACTTCGTGAGCAGCTTGCTGGTGCAGATGGTGATGGGCATCACTGCCCGGAACCAGCAGCCGGGCTGGATCCCGGAGGATCTCAACGAAGGCCACATGGATAGATTCTATTTCCTCATCGGGCTGCTCACCGCCCTCGATTTCGTCATCTACGTATGGTGTGCCAGGTGGTATAAGTGTATCAAGATTGGAGAGAATGATGCGTTGGAGGAGCCCGCCGCTGCTGTCTGA